The Planctomycetia bacterium genome has a segment encoding these proteins:
- a CDS encoding lysoplasmalogenase → MYYLLLLLWLFTLGTGLLLDLQWLDKEHFSTLPSMKLTSSFILVLAAWYTVFKTAAAPRRIAVCIAVGMFFGFLGDCAMAGLFKFFPSPVIGGMLFFGIGHLAYIYGALLARRYFQIPANALWWLAILAWQVIGILIWIFIVNRSDQHLPLHIPALAYGALLAATAGVTSALAIQNRQFIWSALGAMLFLFSDGVIAWEMFQGSTPQLRFLVWATYGPGQMLIVLGFAWVLVYRTRTAAQVS, encoded by the coding sequence ATGTACTATTTACTCTTGCTCCTGTGGCTCTTCACTCTCGGCACAGGCTTACTTCTCGATCTGCAATGGCTCGATAAAGAGCATTTCAGTACCCTGCCCTCGATGAAACTGACCAGCAGTTTCATTTTGGTTCTGGCTGCCTGGTACACCGTCTTCAAAACTGCTGCCGCACCTCGGCGCATTGCGGTCTGCATTGCGGTGGGTATGTTTTTCGGCTTTCTGGGCGATTGTGCGATGGCGGGGTTGTTCAAGTTCTTCCCCAGCCCTGTCATCGGTGGCATGTTGTTTTTTGGCATCGGGCATCTGGCGTACATCTATGGTGCGCTGCTGGCACGCCGATACTTTCAAATACCTGCCAATGCCCTGTGGTGGCTCGCGATATTAGCCTGGCAGGTCATCGGCATCCTCATCTGGATTTTCATCGTCAATCGCAGTGATCAACATCTTCCCCTGCATATCCCTGCATTGGCGTATGGTGCATTGCTCGCCGCCACCGCTGGTGTCACTTCGGCACTGGCGATTCAGAACAGGCAGTTTATCTGGTCTGCACTCGGAGCCATGTTGTTTCTTTTCAGCGATGGCGTTATTGCCTGGGAAATGTTTCAAGGCAGCACCCCGCAACTTCGATTTCTGGTCTGGGCAACCTACGGCCCCGGGCAGATGTTGATTGTCCTAGGCTTCGCCTGGGTTCTTGTGTACAGGACTAGAACTGCAGCGCAAGTTTCGTGA
- the clpB gene encoding ATP-dependent chaperone ClpB produces the protein MNPNKMTEKVQEALQASQSLALRRGHQQIEVEHLFLTLLQQEEGLAAAILNKLGANAKAIQARLEMELDKIPKVSGGGDQVFLSGRLNRLLATAEDEAKKLKDDFISVEHLLLAMMNDTGATGKILKEAGLNRDDILKTLKEVRGSQRVTSQNPEGTYQSLERYGRDLTDLAAKGKVDPVIGRDEEIRRVIQVLSRRTKNNPVLIGEPGVGKTAIVEGLAQRIIRGDVPEGLKNKRVVALDMGALIAGAKYRGEFEERLKAVLKEVQESAGDIILFIDEMHTVVGAGKADGAMDAGNLLKPMLARGELHCIGATTLDEYRKHVEKDAALERRFQPVMVDQPSVEDTISILRGLKERYEVHHGVRIQDAALVAAATLSNRYITERFLPDKAIDLVDEAAAKLRTEIDSQPTELDEANRRYMQLEIERQALKKEKDAASKDRLAKLEKELADIKEKTQSLQARWQTEKSAVQSLRSLREKIDETKQQVDVVTRQGDLSKASELKYGVLPQLESQLKDAESKLSSLEQGSRLIKEEVDEEDIARVVSRWTGVPVTKLMAGEAQKLLSLEDDLHKRVVGQEDAVRAVAEAVLRARSGLKDPQRPIGSFLFLGPTGVGKTELARALAETLFDDERALIRIDMSEYQEKHNVSRLLGAPPGYVGYEEGGQLTEAVRRRPYAVILLDEVEKAHTDVFNVLLQILDDGRLTDGQGRVVDFKNTLLIMTSNIGSRRILEFSGKTSGAVFEHMESAVLEELREHFRPEFLNRVDETVVFHALTESDLKKIIDIQLQRLLKRLEERHIVLELSESARKHLLSSGYDPAYGARPLKRAIQRELETPLSRNLLSGKIRDGQRIVAENDEDQGGISFRTI, from the coding sequence ATGAACCCCAACAAAATGACAGAAAAAGTACAGGAAGCATTACAGGCGTCACAGAGCCTGGCGTTACGTCGTGGCCATCAGCAAATTGAAGTTGAACACCTTTTTCTGACCCTGTTGCAACAGGAAGAGGGGTTGGCTGCAGCCATATTGAACAAACTCGGAGCTAATGCCAAGGCCATTCAGGCTCGTCTGGAAATGGAACTCGACAAGATTCCGAAAGTCAGTGGGGGAGGCGATCAGGTTTTTCTATCTGGCCGCTTGAATCGACTGCTGGCAACTGCCGAAGATGAAGCCAAGAAACTGAAAGATGATTTCATCTCGGTAGAGCATTTGTTGCTTGCGATGATGAACGATACCGGAGCCACCGGCAAGATTCTGAAGGAAGCCGGGCTGAACCGTGATGACATCTTGAAAACCCTCAAAGAAGTGCGAGGATCGCAACGCGTGACATCCCAGAACCCGGAAGGCACCTATCAATCGTTGGAGCGGTATGGCCGTGATCTGACCGACCTCGCAGCTAAGGGCAAGGTTGACCCTGTCATTGGGCGCGATGAAGAAATTCGCCGTGTGATACAAGTACTTTCGCGACGAACTAAAAACAATCCGGTGCTGATTGGCGAACCTGGTGTTGGCAAAACCGCTATCGTGGAAGGATTGGCACAGCGTATTATCCGTGGCGATGTCCCCGAAGGCTTGAAAAACAAGCGAGTTGTCGCACTGGATATGGGCGCGCTGATCGCTGGAGCTAAGTACCGTGGCGAATTTGAAGAACGTCTGAAAGCTGTCCTGAAAGAAGTACAGGAATCAGCAGGAGACATCATTTTATTCATTGACGAAATGCACACGGTGGTGGGTGCAGGCAAAGCTGATGGGGCTATGGATGCAGGCAACCTGCTCAAACCCATGCTGGCACGAGGCGAGTTGCACTGCATCGGCGCTACCACGCTCGATGAGTATCGCAAACATGTTGAGAAAGATGCAGCACTCGAACGTCGCTTCCAGCCGGTCATGGTCGATCAACCCAGCGTGGAAGATACGATATCGATTCTGCGCGGCCTGAAGGAACGTTACGAAGTGCATCACGGTGTACGAATTCAGGATGCGGCTTTGGTAGCTGCTGCCACGCTTTCCAATCGATACATCACCGAACGTTTCCTGCCTGATAAGGCAATCGACCTGGTCGATGAAGCTGCAGCCAAACTGCGCACCGAAATCGACTCTCAACCCACTGAGTTGGACGAAGCCAATCGCCGGTACATGCAACTCGAAATCGAAAGGCAGGCACTGAAGAAAGAAAAAGACGCTGCTTCCAAAGACCGACTTGCCAAGCTGGAAAAGGAACTCGCAGACATCAAGGAGAAAACGCAATCACTGCAGGCACGCTGGCAAACGGAAAAATCTGCGGTACAGTCGCTGCGGAGCTTGCGGGAGAAGATTGATGAGACCAAGCAGCAGGTGGATGTCGTTACCCGACAGGGCGATCTCTCCAAGGCTTCGGAACTCAAATACGGTGTGCTCCCTCAATTGGAATCACAATTGAAAGATGCGGAGTCCAAACTCTCTTCCCTGGAGCAAGGCAGCAGACTGATCAAGGAAGAAGTGGATGAGGAGGATATTGCCCGCGTCGTTAGCCGTTGGACTGGAGTTCCTGTCACTAAGCTGATGGCGGGAGAAGCACAGAAATTGCTCAGCCTGGAAGATGACCTGCATAAACGGGTAGTTGGCCAGGAAGATGCAGTACGGGCTGTTGCAGAAGCTGTGCTGCGTGCCCGTTCAGGATTGAAAGATCCACAGCGACCCATTGGATCGTTCCTGTTCCTGGGACCTACTGGCGTAGGCAAAACTGAACTGGCCCGAGCCTTGGCGGAAACCCTGTTCGATGATGAACGGGCCTTGATCCGCATCGACATGTCGGAATACCAGGAGAAACACAATGTCAGCCGGCTGCTCGGTGCACCCCCTGGCTATGTAGGCTACGAAGAAGGAGGCCAGCTGACAGAAGCAGTTCGACGACGCCCTTACGCAGTCATTCTTCTTGATGAAGTGGAAAAAGCGCATACCGATGTCTTCAACGTGCTGTTGCAGATTCTCGATGATGGCCGATTGACTGATGGCCAGGGCCGGGTCGTCGATTTCAAGAATACGCTGCTGATTATGACGAGTAACATCGGCTCACGTCGTATTCTGGAATTTTCAGGCAAAACCAGTGGTGCGGTATTTGAGCACATGGAATCTGCTGTTCTGGAAGAATTGCGTGAGCACTTCCGGCCTGAATTCCTCAATCGCGTTGATGAAACAGTGGTGTTCCATGCACTGACCGAAAGTGATCTGAAGAAGATCATCGATATTCAGTTACAACGATTGCTCAAACGACTGGAAGAACGGCATATAGTGCTCGAACTGTCTGAATCTGCTCGAAAGCATCTGCTTTCCAGCGGTTATGACCCTGCGTATGGAGCCCGGCCACTCAAGCGGGCCATTCAGCGGGAGTTGGAAACACCTCTCAGCAGAAACCTGCTGTCAGGTAAAATACGTGACGGGCAACGCATTGTTGCAGAGAACGATGAAGACCAAGGCGGCATCTCGTTCCGTACCATCTGA
- a CDS encoding ABC transporter ATP-binding protein: MIETRDLTKMYGELYALNRLNLKLEKGDVYGFIGPNGAGKTTTMRILATLLTPTFGEANVCGYSIYKNAQDIRRSIGYMPDFFGVYDDMKVIEYLEFFAAAYRIKGPARRKKCEQVLELVDLTYKKEALVTSLSRGMTQRLGLARVLLHEPLVLLLDEPASGLDPRARIEFRGLLKELRNMGKTIMISSHILPELRDICNKIGIIERGQLLYDGSVNDALRRVNPQRVYLVRVSEKPLDALKRLEGHPSISKLEERKLVIPEEGIDTVQVAVTLGEGITDSSFIPEVLLPAGFKLQALVEEEINIETAFMRLTKGITN; encoded by the coding sequence ATGATCGAAACGCGTGATCTGACCAAAATGTATGGTGAACTCTATGCACTCAACAGGCTGAATCTGAAACTGGAAAAAGGGGATGTCTACGGCTTTATCGGCCCTAATGGCGCAGGCAAAACTACCACCATGCGCATCCTTGCCACGTTACTTACGCCTACCTTTGGTGAGGCGAATGTATGTGGTTATTCCATCTACAAGAATGCTCAGGACATTCGACGCTCCATCGGCTACATGCCCGATTTCTTCGGCGTGTACGATGACATGAAAGTCATTGAGTACCTGGAATTCTTTGCAGCTGCCTACCGCATCAAAGGCCCGGCTCGGCGAAAGAAATGTGAACAGGTTCTGGAACTGGTTGATTTGACCTACAAGAAGGAAGCACTGGTCACCAGTCTTTCCCGCGGTATGACTCAGCGATTGGGCCTGGCCCGTGTTCTGCTGCATGAACCACTGGTGCTGCTGCTCGATGAACCTGCCAGCGGTCTTGATCCGCGTGCCCGCATTGAATTCCGTGGCTTGCTCAAAGAACTGCGAAACATGGGCAAGACTATCATGATCAGCAGTCACATCCTCCCGGAACTTCGCGATATCTGTAACAAGATCGGCATCATTGAACGTGGGCAATTGCTCTACGATGGCAGCGTGAACGATGCACTGCGACGGGTCAATCCCCAGCGGGTTTACCTGGTGCGTGTATCAGAAAAACCACTCGATGCACTCAAGCGGCTGGAAGGACACCCCAGCATCAGCAAGCTCGAAGAACGAAAACTGGTCATCCCTGAAGAAGGCATCGATACCGTACAGGTTGCGGTAACGCTGGGAGAAGGAATTACTGACAGCAGCTTCATTCCGGAAGTGCTTCTGCCAGCCGGGTTCAAACTGCAGGCCTTGGTAGAAGAAGAAATCAATATCGAAACCGCGTTCATGCGACTGACGAAGGGCATTACCAACTAA
- a CDS encoding nucleotide pyrophosphohydrolase, whose protein sequence is MPEPTWTLSHVQRHIKALYGAKDASRGIEGTFMWFMEEVGELSASLRGDARHPLQEEFADVLAWLATLANVAGIDLTTAMVEKYGQACPGCHQAPCACQGEKP, encoded by the coding sequence ATGCCTGAACCAACATGGACGTTAAGCCACGTGCAACGACACATCAAGGCTCTCTACGGGGCAAAAGATGCATCGCGGGGCATTGAAGGCACTTTTATGTGGTTTATGGAAGAAGTGGGGGAACTCTCTGCTTCACTGCGTGGCGATGCACGTCATCCATTACAAGAAGAGTTTGCTGATGTACTTGCCTGGCTGGCTACGCTGGCCAATGTGGCAGGCATTGATCTGACAACTGCAATGGTGGAAAAGTATGGGCAGGCATGCCCGGGGTGCCATCAAGCGCCTTGTGCCTGCCAGGGTGAGAAACCGTAA
- a CDS encoding MmcQ/YjbR family DNA-binding protein, which yields MIPLKQLITYCRKLPHITEDIKWETNLVFSIGGKMFAVFDNDKLLSFSCKADPAEFPRLINMPGIIPAPYLARHHWVYMQRDANLPTAFLKELLSESYQLVREKLSRSVQAKLKGGK from the coding sequence ATGATCCCATTGAAACAACTGATAACTTATTGCAGAAAATTGCCACACATCACGGAAGATATCAAATGGGAAACGAACCTGGTATTTTCCATTGGTGGCAAGATGTTTGCCGTCTTTGATAACGACAAACTATTGAGCTTCAGTTGTAAAGCTGATCCCGCGGAGTTCCCCAGGCTGATTAATATGCCCGGCATCATTCCTGCCCCATACCTGGCACGCCATCACTGGGTTTACATGCAGCGGGATGCCAACTTGCCTACTGCTTTCCTTAAAGAATTGCTCAGCGAATCATATCAACTGGTGCGGGAGAAATTGTCGAGGAGTGTGCAGGCGAAACTCAAGGGCGGGAAGTGA